In Colletotrichum destructivum chromosome 8, complete sequence, the following proteins share a genomic window:
- a CDS encoding Putative isoprenoid synthase domain superfamily, trichodiene synthase: MISPSQLSLGAHDAAVSAANPVFRILSSLWGLLAPKRIRLEDDLAKEPERLASLVKPICTDMLEELSYPGVPKLKRESVEALLKYMYMRAVDIGYPLDTPISAKAFRLGYSLGLLCHPGHPTEVQGFVGLFTWLVVQYDDIVGQNDEMAEAQLFQKRFFNGETQPNAMLEGLAGLLREAPRLFDPVMANLLQISTLKFLTCNLLERHDGFRNMPVTRSGVKFPDFLRDLSGINVAYAVFCFPKAQYPDVGQYLEAIPDMARFIDISNDVMSFYKEELSGDTRNYVHNRAMATGKPVLTELEEVKNEVVEAAKRASAILKGRGRYEQSLRESVRGLLAMHTANPRYRLGDLGLAEEHPLGPFEDQIGELFDRMKA, encoded by the exons ATGATCAGTCCGTCCCAACTCAGCCTTGGGGCacacgacgccgccgtctcggctGCGAATCCGGTGTTCCGGATCCTTAGCTCCCTGTGGGGTTTGCTCGCGCCGAAGCGAATCCGTCTCGAAGATGACCTGGCAAAGGAGCCCGAAAGGCTGGCCTCTCTTGTCAAGCCCATCTGTACAGATATGCTGGAAGAGCTGAGCTATCCCGGGGTCCCCAAACTCAAGAGAGAGTCGGTCGAAGCCCTGCTAAAATACATGTACATGAGggccgtcgacatcggctACCCCCTCGACACTCCCATCTCCGCAAAAGCGTTCCGCTTGGGTTACTCACTGGGACTG CTCTGTCATCCCGGTCACCCAACAGAAGTGCAGGGTTTCGTTGGCCTCTTTACATGGCTCGTGGTCCAGTACGATGATATCGTCGGTCAGAACGatgagatggccgaggcccagctcTTTCAGAAGCGTTTCTTCAACGGCGAGACCCAGCCCAACGCCATGCTGGAGGGACTGGCAGGCCTCCTCCGGGAAGCCCCTCGCCTGTTCGACCCCGTCATGGCCAACCTGCTGCAGATATCGACCCTTAAATTCTTGACTTGCAACCTTCTTGAGCGCCACGACGGTTTCCGAAACATGCCTGTCACGCGGTCAGGAGTCAAGTTCCCAGACTTTCTCAGAGACCTGTCGGGCATCAACGTCGCCTACGCTGTCTTCTGCTTCCCCAAGGCCCAGTACCCCGACGTTGGGCAGTACCTGGAAGCCATCCCTGACATGGCCAGGTTTATCGACATTTCGAACGACGTCATGTC TTTCTACAAAGAGGAGCTCAGTGGCGACACGAGAAATTACGTGCACAATCGCGCGATGGCGACCGGGAAGCCGGTACTCACCGAGCTTGAGGAGGTCAAGAACGAGGTGGTAGAAGCCGCTAAGCGGGCCTCGGCAATCCTCAAGGGGCGTGGCAGATACGAACAGTCCCTACGCGAGAGTGTTCGAGGACTGCTGGCGATGCACACGGCGAACCCCAGGTACAGGCTAGGAGACTTgggcctggccgaggagcatcCCCTGGGCCCCTTCGAGGACCAGATCGGTGAGCTATTCGACAGGATGAAAGCGTGA
- a CDS encoding Putative mannose-P-dolichol utilization defect 1 protein: protein MDAVRSALQPVTHNLPAPIRDLGVSIIGEHCYKSLLLDINVEDVDCIKLGLSKGVGLGIVGVSSIVKLPQIRKLTASQSGDGISVLSYLLETASYIVSLAYNYRNQFPFSTYGETALIMGQNVIITVLVLNYTRRAGLAAVFVTALAAAVASLFTGSLVDMQTLGYLQAGAGVLSVASKVPQILAIWQEGGTGQLSAFAVFNYLAGSLSRIFTTLQEVDDKLILYNFIAGFLLNAVLASQMAYYWNAPSKKAKGKQKVPIAAAPSVSTGSSTATSAPRKGPSTRRRG from the exons atggacGCCGTCCGCTCCGCCCTCCAACCGGTAACCCACAACCTCCCGGCGCCGATCCGAGACCTGGGCGTTTCCATCATCGGCGAGCACTGCTACAAGTCCCTTCTTCTGGACATCAacgtcgaggatgtcgacTGCATCAAGCTCGGCCTCTCCAAGGGCGTTGGCCTTGGAATCGTCGGCGTGTCGAGCATCGTCAAGCTCCCGCAGATCCGCAAGCTCACGGCCTCACAGTCGGGCGACGGCATCTCAGTGCTCTCGTACCTCCTTGAGACGGCTTCCTACATCGTGTCGCTGGCCTACAATTACCGCAACCAATTCCCCTTCAGCACCTATGGCGAGACGGCGCTCATTATGGGCCAGAATGTCATCATTACCGTCCTGGTCCTTAACTACACCCGCCGTgccggcctggccgccgtcttcgtgacggccttggccgccgccgtcgcctcgctTTTCACCGGCAGCCTAGTGGACATGCAGACCCTGGGATACCTtcaggccggcgccggtgtgTTGAGCGTCGCGAGCAAGGTCCCGCAGATCCTGGCCATCTGGCAGGAGGGCGGCACCGGACAGCTGAGCGCTTTCGCC GTCTTCAACTACCTCGCAGGCTCCCTCTCCCGCATCTTCACGACCCTCCAGgaggtcgacgacaagctcaTCCTGTACAACTTCATCGCTGGCTTCCTCCTCAACGCCGTTCTCGCGTCGCAGATGGCGTACTATTGGAACGCGCCctccaagaaggccaagggcaagcAGAAAGtccccatcgccgccgccccttcTGTTTCGACCGGTTCCTCCACCGCCACAtccgcgccgaggaaggGTCCCAGCACGCGCCGCCGCGGTTAA
- a CDS encoding Putative telomere-associated protein Rif1 produces the protein MGSVEVVSSRLESLPPRPPTPPRETSQAVDATTVPNHRLVLPPSSDPRSSLHTPPSVYSPNSGADSKNPSGRRARKRVGFSAKAQYNEAPDYPGVNVCGKRSPLSAPSLTQSRPVKGILKQTSSPSPLSTSANVDALTTSANISDMLESTVKQLAGADRDSKRDAYTTLVMALKTSNNLPDRIALQAKMGLFVQFIQRDMTSKNPATGGPDAPLVNNALSLLATFLYFHAIASTIPSDFGVFFIDHCIRSFEDSTTPKDVVRHLMHAVATQDFSPKVMTSDRVRRLVVALRNIEENFKGKSIVMSRILIYKRLVQQSRQLMVLHSDWLNDLFTDMLSRVKELRSAAISLGFEAAYTFGKEKSLSRKVMELFDTSIEEMKFAEYYHQQLRSMAKDKDDRQLTAAVPKIWSVIILFLRCPLDRWQFFNQWLQLIQMGFNNNDHPQTKQEANFAWNRFVWSMHTEGQSFVKLLPTLYQPLGSQLKSKYTSKHIREVVFGSVCNLLYYTFKPGTSTALLDGHWDACVKPITEPPRAQSRNPDAVDEHMRQATLILTGLFDSATPRIWREERIRETPLARPHELPAIDPKWLRRNSPRVFQVIEPIINRHFLEISDKNSQVHRLWQTLVGAMVAAASKEIKVSVDTTAFISQMCGLLLKHWETGLGDIEDPSPETVTRFLASARELITVTVEALGLLPFTGKMISLGRLHTFTPVSTPSHKPVKNAGDARTPFQHLAGLVSRLPPGIPDNEEFVDFFRSAFVPFFAPKSAQSRFELAQEMLSVIPIWSSPVAHSPYAPWVIASECLASTFSPSQNSAQTTSSTSEPSLGHEYRTVVRLLERGWKEAPNLPWRYWHSLFSVLSNRACEETGEAGRALGVIEPLAKVIRESLPANRASPIFANTVLAAAELLSVANHPLDRQAVEAARRRLWGTAVTGPRSSSYDPFDNLYKLTNELLERFYEAGDRGGLDELATPFLNECSGFLSRCNPELAPKTVTNLESGLAMWIRDSQGILKARQSPAASEAVCFSAKVMRPNVNFEQVKLLWDVVSGIVLPTVAPGEIQLEAFEELLCAAFESKHRHIVNSIAEAWNRIYENAEGIHYPEHLKTVLLAIQPVVEIVLPGLERTPLASTEQNRSFVESQDDIEMLTVSSTRSSRSRPQLPGPLNRSSPISSVKSSRSARAKPNSTPKNTRSRGRRSTNIARLRHDDSQIQFAPIEKSPLNPAVNPESQVLTERQKEIRERQKDTAALYPNMRSSPQVPSQENATAEPKSAVPKSGPETPKDITPKHSARYEDFVSSTPTPRRGQSLAMAENDQDMTDPPSSPPEPRPFPLLPQIKSRTSSRSELDGWQFSSSPVSGSPSPEVAVVTDEPDELHLANADSSQRQSGDASPDLSAVNDSFQVVPSSAVEEPELPPPAFEPKEISQLPQSTPFEQATAKSVPESQHGNSPSTPKNARVINLEVLRSGNEVFVDAPSSPQPTVLTRSATRATATKDRSFEMSDGDENSMLRLVVELDRRRCQLPISDYPAISPPKPSQTPRSGQKQEEKPAVLDCITVRGEDDDEEIYEDEPAELALSQPNARSHKSKSRSPGRPSTPVTRSTASSPDKSAKKRKRGGASKYDTRHKKRKSADETDIDANMEANNGADEMGLSQLTVSPVLGEGKFRRSQRISNNTSPSKYSIVSASEDLDAEVHSQLVNEQQEAQHRESQSFEEPEAEASSTKTNFAMEESMDVDIAEVTDATGRSEPHVPIADSAKDVDMVESLSGVLASLRSAALSREEVYKMEDILMDIKRELFAAEARGRV, from the coding sequence ATGGGATCTGTCGAAGTCGTATCGAGCCGACTAGAGTCGTTGCCCCCTcgcccaccaacaccaccccGCGAGACAAGCCAGGCTGTCGATGCCACGACCGTCCCGAATCACCGCCTCgttctccctccctcctccgacCCTCGTTCTAGTCTCCACACACCACCGAGTGTCTATTCGCCAAACTCTGGAGCCGATTCCAAGAATCCGAGTGGGCGCAGAGCAAGGAAACGTGTGGGCTTCTCTGCAAAAGCCCAGTATAACGAAGCACCCGATTACCCAGGCGTCAACGTTTGCGGCAAGCGATCACCTCTCTCGGCGCCATCGTTGACACAGTCCAGACCTGTTAAGGGCATACTCAAGCAGACCTCATCACCGAGCCCACTTAGCACAAGTGCCAATGTCGATGCcctgacgacctcggcgaacATCTCCGACATGTTGGAATCTACGGTGAAGCAGCTCGCCGGAGCTGACAGGGACTCAAAACGAGATGCCTACACAACCTTGGTCATGGCACTGAAGACATCCAACAACCTCCCCGACCGAATCGCCCTACAGGCAAAGATGGGGCTGTTTGTCCAGTTCATCCAGCGAGACATGACCTCCAAGAACCCCGCCACGGGCGGACCAGACGCACCGCTCGTCAACAAtgctctctccctcctcgctACCTTTCTGTATTTCCATGCCATTGCCTCGACGATACCCAGCGATTTCGGCGTTTTCTTCATCGACCACTGCATCCGATCCTTCGAGGACTCGACCACACCGAAAGATGTTGTCCGACACCTGATGCACGCTGTCGCTACCCAGGACTTTTCTCCCAAAGTTATGACTTCTGATCGCGTAAGGCGTCTAGTGGTGGCTCTACGCAACATCGAAGAAAACTTCAAGGGAAAGAGCATAGTAATGTCTCGAATCCTCATCTACAAGCGTCTGGTACAGCAGTCGAGGCAGCTGATGGTTCTTCATTCGGATTGGCTGAATGACCTCTTCACGGACATGTTGAGCAGGGTCAAAGAGCTGCGATCAGCTGCGATATCTCTGGGTTTCGAAGCCGCCTACACATTCGGAAAGGAGAAGTCGCTTTCACGGAAGGTGATGGAACTCTTCGATACATCCATTGAAGAGATGAAGTTCGCGGAGTACTACCACCAGCAACTCCGTTCCatggccaaggacaaggatgATAGGCAGTTGACCGCTGCTGTTCCAAAGATCTGGAGTGTCATAATTCTTTTCCTGCGCTGCCCGCTCGACCGGTGGCAGTTCTTCAACCAATGGCTTCAACTGATCCAGATGGgcttcaacaacaacgaccaTCCCCAGACAAAGCAAGAGGCAAACTTCGCCTGGAACCGTTTCGTTTGGTCCATGCATACCGAAGGCCAGTCATTTGTTAAGCTGCTCCCGACGCTGTATCAACCGTTAGGCAGCCAACTCAAGTCGAAATACACCAGCAAGCATATCCGAGAAGTCGTTTTTGGAAGTGTCTGCAACCTCCTTTACTACACCTTCAAGCCTGGCACTAGTAcggcccttctcgacggccacTGGGATGCCTGTGTCAAACCCATTACAGAACCTCCTAGAGCCCAATCAAGGAATCCtgatgccgtcgacgagcacaTGCGGCAGGCCACCTTGATATTGACCGGCCTCTTCGACTCAGCCACGCCGCGGATATGGAGAGAAGAGCGCATTAGAGAGACGCCTCTCGCCCGACCGCATGAGCTGCCCGCTATTGACCCAAAGTGGCTTCGGCGCAACTCTCCACGCGTTTTTCAGGTCATTGAGCCCATCATAAACAGACACTTCCTCGAGATTTCAGACAAGAATAGCCAAGTCCATCGCTTGTGGCAGACATTGGTCGGGGCTATGGTCGCGGCAGCATCAAAAGAAATCAAGGTTTCTGTCGACACCACCGCCTTCATCTCACAAATGTGTGGACTTTTGCTAAAGCATTGGGAGACTGGCCTGGGCGATATAGAAGACCCGAGTCCTGAGACCGTGACTCGATTCTTGGCCAGTGCTCGGGAGCTTATAACTGTCACCGTGGAagcccttggccttctgcCTTTCACCGGGAAGATGATCTCACTCGGACGGCTTCACACATTTACGCCTGTCTCGACTCCTTCTCACAAGCCCGTAAAGAATGCTGGCGATGCCCGGACACCGTTCCAACACCTCGCTGGCCTGGTGTCGAGGCTGCCTCCAGGCATTCCTGACAACGAAGAATTTGTCGACTTCTTTCGGTCGGCTTTTGTGCCCTTCTTTGCGCCAAAGTCAGCACAATCCCGTTTCGAGTTGGCACAGGAGATGCTATCGGTAATACCCATTTGGTCATCTCCTGTTGCCCATTCTCCCTACGCACCATGGGTCATCGCATCAGAATGTCTGGCTAGTACCTTCAGTCCGTCCCAGAACAGTGCACAAACTACCAGCTCCACCAGTGAGCCTTCTCTTGGCCACGAGTATCGTACGGTTGTCCGACTTCTGGAGCGAGGGTGGAAGGAGGCGCCGAACCTCCCTTGGCGTTACTGGCACTCACTTTTCTCAGTCCTGTCCAACCGAGCCTGCGAAGAGACTGGGGAAGCTGGTCGAGCCCTTGGAGTCATCGAACCGCTCGCAAAAGTTATCCGAGAGTCGCTTCCTGCCAACCGTGCCTCGCCGATATTCGCAAACACTGTTTTGGCTGCAGCAGAACTGCTCTCTGTTGCCAATCATCCGTTGGATAGGCAGGCTGTGGAAGCGGCTCGACGCCGGCTCTGGGGCACTGCGGTGACGGGGCCTCGATCGTCATCGTACGATCCGTTTGATAATCTGTACAAACTGACCAACGAACTCCTGGAACGCTTCTACGAGGCTGGTGACcgtggcggcctcgacgagttGGCCACTCCCTTCCTGAATGAATGCAGTGGGTTTCTGTCTCGCTGTAACCCCGAGCTCGCTCCCAAAACAGTGACAAACTTGGAGAGTGGCCTTGCCATGTGGATCAGGGATTCGCAGGGCATTCTGAAAGCCCGCCAGAGCCCTGCAGCGTCTGAAGCAGTATGTTTCTCAGCCAAGGTTATGAGGCCGAATGTTAATTTTGAACAGGTCAAGCTCCTCTGGGACGTTGTAAGCGGGATTGTTCTGCCCACCGTTGCGCCAGGAGAAATTCAACTCGAGGCTTTCGAGGAACTCCTCTGTGCCGCCTTCGAAAGCAAGCACAGACACATTGTCAACTCTATCGCCGAGGCATGGAACCGTATTTACGAAAACGCGGAGGGCATCCATTACCCTGAACATCTCAAGACCGTTTTGCTTGCGATTCAACCCGTCGTCGAGATTGTTCTGCCGGGCCTTGAACGTACCCCTCTGGCATCTACAGAACAGAATCGCTCTTTTGTTGAGTCCCAGGATGATATAGAGATGCTCACTGTATCTTCGACACGATCATCCCGCAGCAGACCTCAACTGCCTGGTCCGCTCAACCGTTCGTCCCCCATCAGCTCAGTCAAGTCTTCGCGGTCTGCGAGAGCGAAGCCGAACAGCACTCCCAAGAATACTCGTAGCAGAGGCCGACGGAGTACTAACATTGCTCGATTGAGACACGATGATTCGCAGATACAATTTGCCCCCATTGAAAAGTCGCCCCTAAACCCGGCAGTCAATCCTGAATCTCAAGTGCTCACTGAACGTCAGAAGGAAATTAGGGAGAGGCAAAAAGACACTGCAGCGCTGTATCCGAACATGCGCTCTAGCCCCCAGGTGCCGTCACAAGAGAATGCGACTGCTGAGCCCAAATCTGCGGTTCCCAAGAGTGGTCCCGAGACGCCAAAGGACATCACACCAAAGCATAGCGCAAGGTACGAGGACTTTGTCAGCTCGACCCCGacacctcgacgaggccaatCATTGGCCATGGCAGAAAACGATCAGGACATGACGGAtccgccctcttcgccgcccgAGCCTCGGCCGTTTCCCTTGCTGCCTCAAATCAAATCCCGAACTAGCAGCCGGAGTGAGCTTGACGGCTGGCAATTCAGCTCATCGCCTGTTTCTGGCTCGCCGTCTCCAGAGGTGGCAGTGGTTACTGATGAGCCTGACGAGCTCCACCTCGCGAATGCCGATTCCTCACAGCGTCAATCCGGAGACGCCAGCCCCGATCTCTCAGCAGTGAACGACTCATTTCAAGTGGTGCCCTCAAGCGCCGTGGAGGAGCCGGAACTGCCCCCGCCAGCTTTCGAGCCCAAGGAGATATCACAACTCCCGCAATCTACGCCGTTTGAACAGGCGACAGCCAAGTCTGTCCCAGAATCTCAACATGGAAACAGCCCCTCAACTCCAAAGAATGCTCGGGTTATCAACTTGGAGGTGTTGAGGTCCGGCAACGAGGTTTTCGTTGACGCACCTTCCAGCCCCCAGCCCACGGTTCTCACCAGGTCCGCGACTCGTGCCACGGCTACCAAAGACCGTTCTTTCGAAATGAGCGACGGAGACGAAAACAGCATGCTAAGGCTTGTTGTTGAGCTAGACCGTAGACGTTGCCAGCTCCCGATCAGCGACTATCCTGCGATTTCGCCTCCCAAACCTTCCCAGACCCCCCGAAGTGGTCAAaagcaggaggagaagcctGCTGTGCTTGATTGTATCACGGTtcgcggcgaggacgacgacgaagagatATATGAGGACGAGCCAGCGGAGCTCGCTCTGTCTCAGCCCAATGCGCGATCGCATAAGAGCAAATCCCGCTCACCCGGGAGACCTTCGACTCCGGTAACCAGGTCGACCGCATCTTCTCCAGACAAGTCCGCCAAGAAGCGGAAGAGAGGCGGAGCGTCTAAGTATGACACCCGCCACAAGAAGAGAAAGTCGGCCGATGAGACCGACATCGATGCCAATATGGAGGCCAACAACGGGGCCGACGAGATGGGGCTTTCCCAACTTACCGTATCCCCCGTGCTTGGTGAAGGGAAATTTCGCAGGAGCCAGCGCATTTCCAATAACACTAGCCCGTCGAAATACTCCATTGTTTCGGCGAGCGAAGACTTGGACGCCGAAGTCCACTCACAGCTGGTTAATGAGCAGCAAGAGGCACAGCACCGCGAGAGCCAGTCCTTCGAGGAACCGGAGGCGGAAGCTTCGTCGACTAAGACAAATTTTGCGATGGAAGAATCCATGGATGTTGACATCGCCGAGGTTACTGATGCCACCGGGCGGTCCGAGCCCCATGTCCCCATCGCAGACTCTGCCAAGGATGTTGACATGGTCGAGTCGTTGAgcggcgtcctcgccagcCTTCGTTCCGCGGCTTTATCGCGAGAGGAGGTGTACAAGATGGAGGACATTCTTATGGACATCAAGAGGGAGCTcttcgcggccgaggcgcgtGGACGTGTCTGA
- a CDS encoding Putative aldose 1-/Glucose-6-phosphate 1-epimerase, galactose mutarotase-like domain superfamily, producing MVDRPNKPTALATTPGLPPQATVSITHANSRVSATLPTGESVEVLLHGATVLSWRSADGADRLWLSSSSALDGSRPVRGGIPLVFPVFGPPSDAHPPTASLAQHGFARSSRWEFLGKSTSEGPAGSESSVKLDFGLSSANLDQDTQVKWGYKFGAIYSVSLDRDTLSTALVITNEGDEAFDCQVLLHTYLRVNDITKVTVQGLDAAPYTDKVDAGAAKTQSGDVAITAETDRIYTPTAGPKAPVVVLEDGRPIYSVVRDNLDNVVVWNPWADKAASIADFSPDDGYKNMLCVEPGAVKGWQKVEPGDAFEGAQVITAK from the exons ATGGTCGACCGGCCCAACAAACCCACCGCCCTGGCCACCACGCCCGGTCTTCCTCCCCAGGCCACCGTCTCTATAACCCACGCAAACTCGCGAGTCTCCGCGACCTTGCCCACCGGCGAGtccgtcgaggtcctcctcCACGGCGCCACCGTCCTCTCCTGGAGGtctgccgacggcgccgaccgcCTCTggctctcctcctcttccgccctcgacggctcCCGCCCCGTCCGCGGCGGTATCCCCCTCGTCTTCCCCGTCTTCGGCCCCCCCTCCGACGCCCACCCGCCCACAGCCTCCCTCGCTCAACACGGCTTCGCCCGCAGCTCCCGCTGGGAGTTCCTCGGCAAGTCCACCAGTGAAGGCCCCGCCGGCTCCGAGTCCTCCGTCAAGCTCGACTTTGGCCTGTCGTCGGCCAACCTCGACCAGGACACCCAGGTCAAGTGGGGGTACAAGTTCGGCGCCATCTACAGCGTCTCGCTCGACCGCGACACCTTGTCCACCGCCTTGGTCATTAccaacgagggcgacgaggccttTGATTGCCAGGTCCTGCTACACACCTACCTGCGCGTGAAC GACATCACAAAAGTCACAgtccagggcctcgacgccgctccCTACACCGACAAGGTTGACGCAGGCGCCGCCAAAACGCAAtccggcgacgtcgccatcaccgccgaGACGGACCGCATCTACACGCCCACCGCCGGCCCCAAGGCccctgtcgtcgtcctcgaggacggccggcCCATCTACTCGGTCGTCCGCGATAATCTCGACAATGTTGTCGTCTGGAACCCCTGggccgacaaggccgcctccatcgccgactTCTCCCCGGACGACGGCTACAAAAACATGCTCTGCGTCGAGCCCGGTGCCGTCAAGGGTTGGCAGAAGGTCGAGCCCGGTGACGCCTTTGAGGGCGCCCAGGTCATCACGGCAAAGTGA
- a CDS encoding Putative armadillo-like helical, guanine nucleotide exchange factor, Ric8 → MTSKLKRMLSIKERRVDRRVSSTGTFPSLSRPGSPNLRSTPGFDSKPFPSTMSQPLVMKASLTGPAKLEAVASLMDQLSEDLKKPTLLPHQRDAALEELKIYGRDPTNADPIFTPEGIETLTKHAFNSPSNSTARAALRVLANSMLLNPIARQTFVDLGYEDQACKKLRNDSFDDEFLVSRVLFLTTYGTKIDLLALVQKHRLAETIIENLSKHAKLLTTRQPKAPIDPMEDMALNETLKLLFNVSHYCPSEMDAFTGCIPHIIALLWKHDVPPNRPLDPPFNALVNALLDLKLEDKDIQAFVYPKAEPNMLAERLIEILDPALKTYPDNELEQLVTPLVGVLRRVHDGAPEEVKKYVRDTLLPTEQDRKEVLGRSTSLTSRLLRNSTNPLTPHLREAISFLLFDMSDKDASKFVENVGYGFASGFLFQNNIPVPANASEAFSTGEAQKPVNPITGQFVESEKHVEVPEMSEDEKLREAERLFVLFERLGKTGIVDVQNPVEMAARSGQLHDFGDKRVEEVDD, encoded by the exons ATGACGTCCAAGTTGAAGCGAATGCTAAGCATCAAGGAGCGTAGAGTCGACCGACGAGTGTCCTCAACCGGGACTTTCCCCAGCCTTTCTCGGCCGGGCTCTCCGAATCTCCGCTCAACCCCCGGCTTCGACTCCAAGCCCTTTCCCTCCACCATGTCGCAACCCCTCGTTATGAAGGCCAGCCTCACCGGGCCCG CGAAACTGGAGGCTGTCGCCAGCTTAATGGACCAGCTTAGTGAAGACTTGAAGAAGCCTACTCTACTCCCTCATC AACGCGATGCCGCACTCGAAGAACTCAAGATATATGGACGGGATCCGACCAATGCGGACCCGATCTTTACTCCAGAG GGCATCGAGACTCTCACAAAGCATGCTTTCAACAGCCCTTCAAACTCAACGGCTAGAGCCGCTCTGAGAGTTCTCGCCAACTCCATGCTATTGAACCCCATCGCGCGACAGACATTCGTCGATCTCGGCTACGAGGACCAGGCCTGCAAAAAGTTGCGGAACGACAGCTTCGATGACGAGTTCCTTGTCTCGAGGGTTCTCTTTCTTACCACGTACGGCACCAAGATTGACTTGCTGGCCCTTGTTCAGAAACACCGGCTAGCGGAGACTATCATTGAAAACCTTTCCAAGCACGCCAAACTGCTGACGACTCGCCAACCAAAGGCTCCGATCGACCCCATGGAGGACATGGCGCTGAATGAGACTTTAAAATTGCTTTTCAACGTCTCACATTACTGCCCCTCTGAGATGGATGCTTTCACGGGTTGCATACCACACATTATCGCCTTGCTCTGGAAACACGATGTGCCTCCCAATAGGCCCCTCGATCCACCGTTCAAcgccctcgtcaacgccCTGCTCGATCTGAAGCTCGAGGACAAGGATATCCAAGCCTTTGTATACCCTAAGGCTGAACCCAACATGCTGGCAGAGCGCTTGATCGAGATTCTGGACCCAGCATTGAAAACCTATCCAGACAACGAACTCGAGCAGCTTGTAACTCCGCTTGTCGGTGTCCTGCGCCGGGTCCATGACGGTGCTCCTGAAGAAGTCAAGAAGTATGTCAGGGACACTCTTCTTCCAACTGAGCAGGACAGGAAAGAAGTTCTCGGCCGCAGCACATCCCTAACGTCGCGGCTGTTGCGCAATTCGACGAATCCTTTGACTCCTCATCTGCGCGAGGCTATCTCATTTCTGCTCTTCGACATGTCAGACAAGGACGCATCCAAGTTTGTCGAGAACGTTGGGTACGGTTTCGCATCGGGCTTCCTCTTTCAAAACAACATCCCAGTCCCGGCGAATGCATCCGAGGCGTTCAGCACCGGCGAGGCTCAGAAGCCAGTCAACCCTATTACTGGACAGTTTGTGGAGTCCGAGAAGCATGTGGAGGTTCCGGAGATGTCGGAGGATGAGAAGCTGAGGGAGGCAGAAAGGCTTTTCGTGCTGTTCGAAAG ACTCGGCAAGACGGGTATTGTTGATGTGCAGAACCCGGTCGAGATGGCAGCGAGATCAGGGCAACTTCACGACTTCGGCGACAAGcgggtggaggaggtcgatGACTGA
- a CDS encoding Putative AT hook, DNA-binding protein: MSVPLVFKGREEEMTMEELAAMSVAAKVKSTEQGPDDEEEISLVKSDITNSPVPATQSAIAAAKKRKAGRPAKKTNATKKLKQAVNSKATVEPSSAANNPSSSYGTPEPPSSAPSSTGKLSQTAAPVGADSAKCADEVDAKNSASPELASAPKRRGRPRKTQALVPNSTADQGKRIKTKSRATSARVLKLLAKR; this comes from the exons ATGTCTGTCCCTCTGGTCTTCAAGggccgcgaggaggagatgacCATGGAAGAGCTGGCGGCCATGAGCGTTGCAGC TAAGGTTAAGAGCACCGAGCAAGGCcctgacgacgaggaagagatTTCTTTGGTCAAGTCCGACATCACCAACAGCCCGGTCCCCGCTACACAGtccgccatcgccgcggccaagaagcgcaaggccgGTCGCCCCGCGAAGAAAACCAACGCCACCAAGAAGCTTAAACAAGCCGTCAACTCAAAGGCTACTGTCGAACCTTCGTCGGCCGCAAACAACCCGTCCTCATCCTATGGCACTCCCGAGCCCCCTTCGTCGGCCCCTTCGTCTACTGGCAAGCTCAGCCAGACGGCTGCTCCAGTCGGCGCAGACTCCGCCAAGTGCGCTGACGAGGTTGATGCGAAGAATAGCGCTTCGCCCGAGCTTGCCTCAGCTCCCAAGCGGCGTGGTCGCCCGAGAAAGACGCAGGCGCTCGTCCCCAACAGCACAGCTGACCAAGGCAAGCGCATCAAAACCAAAAGTCGGGCTACCTCAGCTCGCGTGCTGAAGCTACTCGCCAAGCGATAA